One genomic window of Alphaproteobacteria bacterium includes the following:
- a CDS encoding GGDEF domain-containing protein produces MRIEGPRSNGIRAYQQRQTGGGKAAAGDSAAASVARTSTDIAIAGIPESELTPRVQQAILTLMAEVGRLRDELHRRDKRLEELERLADEDPLTAVFNRRAFVREVTRFSDYADRYDTPSSILFFDVNGMKTINDTHGHGAGDKALVMVADALRTQVRSTDVVGRLGGDEFGVLLVNTDADDAPSRGQRLAQAVQEQHFLMGETKVRVSVAWGWHTIEPGVDVGEALRAADAKMYRHKRGQTAA; encoded by the coding sequence GTGCGCATTGAGGGGCCCCGCAGCAACGGCATTCGTGCCTATCAGCAGCGCCAGACCGGCGGCGGCAAGGCCGCGGCCGGCGACAGTGCGGCCGCGTCGGTTGCGCGAACCTCGACCGACATCGCGATCGCCGGGATTCCGGAATCCGAGCTGACCCCGCGGGTGCAGCAGGCGATCCTGACGCTGATGGCCGAGGTCGGCCGGCTGCGCGACGAGCTGCACCGCCGCGACAAGCGGCTGGAGGAACTGGAGCGGCTGGCCGACGAGGACCCGCTGACGGCGGTGTTCAACCGGCGCGCATTCGTGCGCGAGGTCACCCGCTTCTCCGACTACGCCGACCGCTACGACACCCCGTCCAGCATCCTGTTCTTCGACGTCAACGGGATGAAGACGATCAACGACACCCACGGCCACGGCGCCGGCGACAAGGCGCTGGTCATGGTCGCCGACGCGCTGCGCACCCAGGTGCGCTCGACCGATGTGGTCGGGCGGCTCGGCGGCGACGAGTTCGGCGTGCTGCTGGTCAACACCGATGCCGACGACGCCCCGTCGCGTGGCCAGCGGCTGGCGCAGGCGGTGCAGGAGCAGCATTTCCTGATGGGCGAGACCAAGGTCAGGGTCTCGGTCGCGTGGGGCTGGCACACCATCGAGCCCGGCGTCGACGTCGGCGAGGCGCTGCGCGCCGCCGATGCCAAGATGTACCGCCACAAGCGCGGACAGACTGCGGCCTGA
- the purE gene encoding 5-(carboxyamino)imidazole ribonucleotide mutase yields MPAGEATPQVGVIMGSQSDWATMAEAAGALEALGVAHEVRIVSAHRTPARMVDYARTARDRGLKVIVAGAGGAAHLPGMVAAMTPLPVLGVPVQSKALSGLDSLLSIVQMPAGVPVGTLAIGTAGARNAGLLAAAIVALGDPGVAAALDAYRARQTEAVADAPERS; encoded by the coding sequence GTGCCGGCCGGGGAAGCGACGCCGCAAGTCGGCGTGATCATGGGCAGCCAGTCGGACTGGGCGACGATGGCCGAGGCGGCCGGCGCGCTCGAGGCGCTCGGCGTCGCGCACGAGGTGCGGATCGTCTCCGCCCACCGCACGCCGGCCCGCATGGTCGACTATGCCCGCACCGCGCGCGACCGCGGCCTGAAGGTGATCGTTGCCGGCGCCGGCGGCGCCGCCCACCTGCCCGGCATGGTGGCGGCGATGACGCCGCTGCCGGTGCTGGGCGTGCCGGTGCAGAGCAAGGCGCTGAGCGGGCTCGACAGCCTGCTGTCGATCGTGCAGATGCCGGCCGGCGTGCCTGTGGGCACACTGGCGATCGGCACCGCCGGCGCCCGCAATGCCGGCCTGCTCGCCGCCGCCATCGTCGCGCTGGGCGATCCCGGCGTCGCCGCCGCGCTCGACGCCTATCGCGCGCGCCAGACCGAGGCCGTCGCCGACGCGCCGGAGCGGTCGTGA
- a CDS encoding alpha-ketoacid dehydrogenase subunit beta: MAECDLLGAVNLALARAMADDPDVVLLGEDIGVDGGVFRATDGLLRRFGPLRVRDTPLAETAIAGLSVGAAAMGLKPVAEIQFMGFVLSTVDQMLNHAARLRNRTRGRLACPMVLRAPYGGFVHAPEHHSESTEALFAHIPGLRVVIPSSPRRAYGLLLAAIADPDPVVFLEPKRLYHAVKEEVADDGVALPLDRGFVLREGGDITLVTWGASVLEALAAADALAAEGAEAEVIDLACLTPFDHRDVVASVGRTGRCVIVHEAALTGGFGAEVAARVAEHALLSLLAPVRRVAGWDTVMPLPRLEHLAKPSVPRIVAAARECLAFA; the protein is encoded by the coding sequence ATGGCTGAGTGCGACCTGCTCGGCGCGGTCAACCTGGCGCTGGCCCGGGCAATGGCAGACGACCCGGACGTGGTGCTGCTGGGCGAGGACATCGGCGTCGACGGCGGCGTGTTCCGCGCCACCGACGGCCTGCTGCGGCGCTTCGGCCCGCTGCGGGTGCGCGACACGCCGCTGGCCGAGACCGCCATCGCCGGGCTGTCGGTCGGCGCCGCGGCGATGGGCCTGAAGCCGGTGGCCGAGATCCAGTTCATGGGCTTCGTGCTTTCCACCGTCGACCAGATGCTCAATCACGCGGCGCGGCTGCGCAACCGCACCCGCGGCCGACTGGCCTGCCCGATGGTGCTGCGCGCGCCCTATGGCGGCTTCGTCCATGCGCCGGAACATCATTCGGAGAGCACCGAGGCGCTGTTCGCCCACATCCCGGGCCTGCGCGTGGTGATCCCGTCGTCGCCGCGCCGGGCCTATGGCCTGCTGCTGGCAGCGATCGCCGACCCCGACCCGGTGGTGTTCCTGGAGCCGAAGCGGCTCTACCACGCAGTGAAGGAGGAGGTGGCGGACGACGGCGTGGCGCTGCCGCTGGACCGCGGCTTCGTGCTGCGCGAGGGCGGCGACATCACCCTGGTGACCTGGGGCGCCTCGGTGCTGGAAGCGCTGGCCGCGGCCGACGCGCTGGCGGCAGAGGGCGCGGAGGCGGAGGTGATCGACCTCGCCTGCCTGACGCCGTTCGACCATCGCGACGTCGTCGCCTCGGTCGGCAGGACCGGCCGCTGCGTGATCGTGCACGAGGCGGCGCTGACCGGCGGCTTCGGCGCCGAGGTCGCCGCCCGCGTCGCCGAGCACGCATTGCTGTCGCTGCTGGCGCCGGTACGCCGCGTCGCCGGCTGGGACACGGTGATGCCGCTGCCGCGGCTGGAGCATCTCGCCAAGCCGTCGGTGCCACGCATCGTGGCGGCGGCGCGCGAATGCCTTGCTTTCGCATGA
- a CDS encoding PAS domain-containing protein, with the protein MRLSAAFARSPAPERSEIKRWIADARDLCDLPDKLATLARYWLDARGARDVLPRAALDPTAVKTILPSLLMFGLEYDGAVLRSVRIRLMGTQLVRVYGRDWTGLTTDQFDRADQVDAHMQRLQEIAARRQPLYWRQWSLADGCEDLFAERLMCPLAGPDGAVTSVLAIIDFPGMEYDPRVREGFGPLLPMARRAIM; encoded by the coding sequence TTGCGCCTGTCCGCCGCCTTCGCCCGCTCGCCGGCCCCGGAGCGTTCCGAGATCAAGCGCTGGATCGCCGACGCGCGCGACCTGTGCGACCTGCCGGACAAGCTCGCCACCCTGGCCCGGTACTGGCTGGATGCGCGCGGCGCGCGCGACGTTCTGCCGCGCGCCGCCCTCGACCCGACCGCGGTGAAGACGATCCTGCCCAGCCTGCTGATGTTCGGCCTTGAGTATGATGGCGCGGTGCTGCGCTCGGTCCGCATCCGCCTGATGGGCACGCAGCTGGTGCGGGTCTACGGGCGCGACTGGACCGGGCTGACCACCGACCAGTTCGACCGGGCCGACCAGGTCGACGCCCACATGCAGCGGCTGCAGGAGATCGCAGCGCGGCGCCAGCCGCTCTACTGGCGGCAGTGGAGCCTGGCGGACGGCTGCGAGGACCTGTTCGCGGAGCGGCTGATGTGCCCGCTGGCCGGGCCGGACGGCGCGGTGACCAGCGTGCTGGCGATCATCGACTTCCCCGGCATGGAATACGACCCGCGGGTGCGCGAGGGCTTCGGCCCGCTGCTGCCGATGGCGCGCCGCGCCATCATGTAG
- a CDS encoding lysine--tRNA ligase — MGGAGQGRFAAWRDDAGGTNVWQFEEARKLIDRLGGAGPAYTPEKGYVLFETGYGPSGLPHIGTFGEVVRTTMVRHAFQVLSDIPTRLFCFSDDMDGLRKVPDNVPNRDMLAQHLEKPLTQVPDPFGKYPSFGQHNNARLRAFLDGFGFEYEFKSATECYTSGLFDPWMVRVAERYDQIMEIMLPSLREERQKSYSPFLPVCPRTGRVLQVPIEEVRPADATVVYRDPDTGALTEVSIMGGRCKLQWKPDWGMRWAALGVDYEMSGKDLIDSVKLSSRITKALGGRAPEGFNYELFLDEKGEKISKSRGNGLSVEEWLTYGPPESLALFMATKPKTAKKLYFDVIPKTVDDYQAALADYPALAHADQPKSQVWHIHDGAPPSEPMRLAYSMILNLASAANAVDAAVLWGFISRYVPEATPQSAPFLDRLVGYALAYYRDFVKPAKRYRAPTAQEAAALDALAGALRAAAADASAEDLQNIVYEIGKTHGFEPLRDWFKAIYEVLLGQAQGPRFGSFIALYGRDETCALIDKALRGEDLSAA; from the coding sequence ATGGGTGGCGCGGGGCAAGGCCGGTTCGCGGCATGGCGCGACGACGCCGGCGGGACCAACGTCTGGCAGTTCGAGGAGGCGCGCAAGCTGATCGACCGGCTGGGCGGCGCCGGCCCGGCGTACACGCCCGAGAAGGGCTATGTCCTGTTCGAGACCGGCTACGGCCCGTCCGGCCTGCCGCACATCGGCACCTTCGGCGAGGTGGTGCGCACCACCATGGTCCGCCATGCCTTCCAGGTGCTGAGCGACATCCCGACCCGGCTGTTCTGCTTCTCCGACGACATGGACGGGCTGCGCAAGGTGCCGGACAACGTGCCGAACCGCGACATGCTGGCCCAGCACCTGGAAAAGCCGCTGACCCAGGTGCCGGACCCGTTCGGCAAGTATCCGTCGTTCGGCCAGCACAACAACGCCCGGCTGCGCGCCTTCCTGGACGGCTTCGGCTTCGAGTACGAGTTCAAGAGCGCGACCGAGTGCTACACATCGGGCCTGTTCGACCCGTGGATGGTCCGCGTCGCCGAGCGCTACGACCAGATCATGGAAATCATGCTGCCGTCGCTGCGCGAGGAGCGGCAGAAGTCCTACAGCCCGTTCCTGCCGGTCTGCCCGCGCACCGGCCGGGTGCTGCAGGTGCCGATCGAGGAGGTGCGCCCCGCCGACGCGACCGTCGTCTATCGCGACCCGGACACCGGTGCGCTGACCGAGGTGTCGATCATGGGCGGGCGCTGCAAGCTGCAGTGGAAGCCGGACTGGGGCATGCGCTGGGCCGCGCTCGGCGTCGACTACGAGATGTCCGGCAAGGACCTGATCGATTCCGTCAAGCTGTCGAGCCGGATCACCAAGGCGCTGGGCGGCCGTGCGCCGGAGGGCTTCAACTACGAGCTGTTCCTCGACGAGAAGGGCGAGAAGATCTCCAAGTCGCGCGGCAACGGCCTTTCGGTCGAGGAATGGCTGACCTACGGTCCGCCGGAAAGCCTGGCGCTGTTCATGGCGACCAAGCCGAAGACGGCCAAGAAGCTGTATTTCGACGTGATCCCGAAGACCGTCGACGACTACCAGGCCGCGCTCGCCGACTATCCGGCGCTGGCCCATGCCGACCAGCCGAAGAGCCAGGTCTGGCACATCCACGACGGCGCGCCGCCGAGCGAGCCGATGCGGCTGGCCTATTCGATGATCCTGAATCTCGCCAGCGCCGCCAACGCGGTCGACGCCGCGGTGCTGTGGGGCTTCATCAGCCGCTACGTGCCGGAGGCGACGCCGCAGTCAGCGCCGTTCCTCGACAGGCTGGTCGGCTATGCGCTGGCCTACTACCGCGACTTCGTGAAGCCGGCGAAGCGCTATCGCGCGCCGACGGCGCAGGAGGCCGCGGCGCTCGACGCGCTCGCCGGCGCGCTGCGCGCCGCCGCCGCGGACGCGTCCGCCGAGGACCTGCAGAACATCGTCTACGAGATCGGCAAGACCCACGGTTTCGAGCCGCTGCGCGACTGGTTCAAGGCGATCTACGAGGTGCTGCTGGGCCAGGCGCAGGGGCCGCGCTTCGGCTCGTTCATCGCGCTCTACGGCCGGGACGAAACCTGTGCGCTGATCGACAAGGCGCTGCGCGGCGAGGACCTGAGCGCGGCATAG
- a CDS encoding biotin/lipoyl-containing protein → MSVFRLPDLGEGLQEAEIVAWHVAVGDHVVADQPLVSVETAKAVVEIPSPQSGTVAALHGEPGATVAVGAPLVSFGEGAGALSETVVGELPQPRRRRPNPHRRTGRSGPPCEAAPAVRRRAQALGVDLAALAGSGPAGAVTIADVERAPGATPAVAGGAPCAA, encoded by the coding sequence ATGAGTGTGTTCCGCCTGCCCGACCTCGGCGAAGGCCTGCAGGAGGCCGAGATCGTCGCGTGGCACGTCGCCGTCGGCGACCATGTGGTCGCCGACCAGCCGCTGGTCTCGGTCGAGACCGCCAAGGCGGTGGTCGAGATCCCGTCGCCGCAGTCGGGCACGGTGGCCGCGCTGCATGGCGAGCCGGGCGCGACGGTGGCGGTCGGCGCGCCGCTGGTCAGCTTCGGCGAGGGCGCCGGTGCCCTGTCCGAGACCGTGGTCGGCGAGCTGCCGCAGCCGCGCCGCCGGCGCCCGAACCCGCACCGCCGCACCGGCCGGAGCGGGCCGCCGTGCGAGGCGGCGCCGGCGGTGCGACGCCGCGCGCAGGCGCTGGGCGTCGACCTCGCCGCGCTCGCCGGCAGCGGTCCGGCCGGCGCGGTGACGATCGCCGATGTCGAGCGCGCGCCTGGCGCCACGCCTGCGGTCGCCGGCGGCGCACCCTGCGCGGCGTAA
- a CDS encoding 2-oxo acid dehydrogenase subunit E2, with amino-acid sequence MPPAALVGATITLSNFGMLGGRYASLVVVPPQVAILGAGRIADEPVAVDGTVAVARTLPLSLTFDHRGGQRRRGGALPRRRAGVAGSARLTSTAKGPPRCTTRSNMPTTSGPA; translated from the coding sequence CTGCCGCCCGCGGCGCTGGTCGGCGCCACCATCACGCTGTCCAACTTCGGCATGCTCGGCGGGCGCTATGCCAGCCTGGTGGTGGTGCCGCCGCAGGTGGCGATCCTGGGCGCCGGGCGCATCGCCGACGAGCCGGTCGCTGTCGACGGCACTGTCGCGGTCGCCCGCACGCTGCCGCTGTCGCTGACCTTCGACCATCGCGGTGGTCAGCGGCGGCGAGGCGGCGCGCTTCCTCGCCGCCGTGCGGGCGTCGCTGGAAGCGCCCGATTGACTTCGACCGCGAAAGGACCGCCGCGATGCACGACCCGTTCGAACATGCCGACGACCTCGGGCCCGGCCTGA
- a CDS encoding AAA family ATPase: MKRHVLTGAPGAGKTALLRGLEADGFAVVEEAATNVIALAQARGVAEPWLQADFVDAVLALQCRRQRAADRWPVEAVLFDRSPVCTLALARFLGRAPTPALAAELDRIASERTYRRRVLFVRNLGFCEPTAARRISFDDSLRFEQVHLEVYDALGYACVPIEAADLDRRIAAVRAALAED; encoded by the coding sequence ATGAAACGCCATGTGCTGACCGGCGCGCCCGGCGCCGGCAAGACCGCCCTGCTCCGGGGCCTGGAGGCCGACGGTTTCGCCGTGGTGGAGGAGGCGGCGACCAACGTGATCGCGCTGGCCCAGGCCCGCGGCGTGGCGGAGCCCTGGCTGCAGGCGGATTTCGTCGACGCTGTGCTGGCGCTGCAGTGCCGACGGCAGCGCGCGGCCGACCGCTGGCCGGTCGAGGCCGTGCTGTTCGACCGCTCGCCGGTCTGCACGCTCGCGCTGGCGCGGTTCCTCGGCCGCGCGCCGACGCCGGCACTGGCCGCGGAACTCGATCGCATCGCGTCCGAGCGGACCTATCGGCGGCGGGTGCTGTTCGTCCGCAACCTCGGCTTCTGCGAGCCGACGGCGGCGCGACGGATCAGCTTCGACGACAGCCTGCGCTTCGAGCAGGTCCACCTGGAGGTCTATGACGCGCTCGGCTATGCGTGCGTGCCGATAGAGGCGGCCGACCTCGACCGGCGCATCGCGGCGGTGCGCGCCGCGCTGGCCGAGGACTGA